TTACATGAAAACGAAAATGTGCGATCATTTTATCGCTTCAGCAATCTGTTTTTTTATTTCCTGCGTTGCTGCTTCGGGATTTTCGGCGCAGCAAATTGCTGAAACCACCGCCGCGCTATCCGCGCCCGCCCGCATGACTTCGCCGATATTTTCATAGTCAATTCCGCCGATTGCCATTACCGGAATGCGCAGCGATTTTTTGATTTCTGAAATGGCCAAAACTCCTTTCGGCGGCTCAGGTTTGTGCTTGGTTGAGGTCGGGAAAATGTGTCCGAACCCGATGTAATCTGCGCCGTCGAATTCAGCTTGTTTCGCAAGTGCGAGCGTTGAGGCGGTTGCGCCGATGATTTTATTTTCGCCCAAAAGCTTTCGTGCTTCGGCAATGGGCAAATCGTCTTGGCCTAAATGCACGCCGTCGGCGTCTGCAGCCAGCGCAATGTCTGCGCGGTCATTGATGATGAG
Above is a window of Chloroherpeton thalassium ATCC 35110 DNA encoding:
- the thiE gene encoding thiamine phosphate synthase — translated: MRKKHIGQLCAITDTHIQSRFSHVELARLALQGGADIIQLRDKTLPTSELFCIAKEILTLCQALGGKLIINDRADIALAADADGVHLGQDDLPIAEARKLLGENKIIGATASTLALAKQAEFDGADYIGFGHIFPTSTKHKPEPPKGVLAISEIKKSLRIPVMAIGGIDYENIGEVMRAGADSAAVVSAICCAENPEAATQEIKKQIAEAIK